In Tripterygium wilfordii isolate XIE 37 chromosome 15, ASM1340144v1, whole genome shotgun sequence, one DNA window encodes the following:
- the LOC119979804 gene encoding stemmadenine O-acetyltransferase-like — translation MELVQVTSQEIIKPSSPTPPHLKYFKISIFDQLYPVYYEPLLFFYRSNPNLSIEEKLGRLKESLSKTLTRFYPLAGKIKDSTTIHCNDEGVLFAVARVGYAMIDCLKPLNIELLNKFIVLHPTCKESPEKSVQLGIQVNIFTCGGIAIGISFLHKFIDGTTFMAFVKGWAAITRENFNQEWCRHSVGASLFPPNHGQFSAQMPFFAEITPRPEQKKIAKWFVIDAAAITSLKMKSRSENVYNPTRAEAISGLIWKCLISSDSPEPTTLVHLINLRPKLSPPLPENSVGVIMWRAIATYDPRKERKKELPRLVDLLRKSIAEVSAEYLSKLQGQEGKEKMFKVLEEGREIYARSRRTYVVSSISKMGFYEADFGWGNPLWATVSPIIQEVQINMIYQIQTESGNGIEVMAILEDRDMEKLERHPEFRAYARLKPDFQALQACI, via the coding sequence ATGGAATTAGTTCAAGTCACTTCACAAGAAATCATCAAACCATCTTCACCAACACCCCCTCACCttaagtacttcaaaatcagtATTTTCGACCAGCTTTACCCCGTATATTATGAAccacttttgttcttttatcGCTCCAATCCCAATCTTTCTATTGAAGAGAAATTGGGTCGATTGAAAGAGTCTTTATCGAAAACCCTAACTCGGTTTTACCCACTTGCCGGAAAGATCAAAGACTCTACCACCATCCATTGTAACGACGAGGGCGTTTTGTTTGCAGTAGCCAGAGTTGGTTACGCCATGATTGATTGTCTTAAACCTCTAAACATTGAGCTACTAAACAAGTTTATTGTGTTACACCCTACTTGCAAAGAGTCACCGGAGAAGTCGGTGCAACTTGGCATTCAGGTTAACATCTTTACATGTGGTGGTATTGCTATTGGTATCTCTTTCTTACACAAGTTCATAGATGGTACCACCTTTATGGCTTTCGTCAAAGGGTGGGCTGCCATCACTCGCGAAAATTTCAATCAAGAATGGTGTCGACATAGTGTGGGAGCATCACTTTTCCCACCTAATCATGGACAATTTTCAGCTCAAATGCCATTCTTCGCGGAAATCACTCCGAGGCCGGAACAGAAGAAGATCGCAAAATGGTTTGTGATTGATGCTGCTGCCATAACTTCGCTCAAAATGAAGTCTAGAAGTGAAAATGTTTATAACCCAACTCGCGCGGAAGCAATCTCTGGACTCATATGGAAATGCCTCATAAGCAGTGATTCTCCAGAACCGACTACGTTGGTACACTTAATTAATTTACGGCCAAAATTAAGTCCTCCGCTACCGGAGAATTCCGTCGGGGTTATTATGTGGAGAGCAATTGCAACTTATGAcccaagaaaggaaagaaagaaagaactaCCTCGCTTAGTGGATCTTCTGAGAAAATCAATAGCGGAAGTGAGTGCCGAATATCTGTCGAAGTTGCAGGGCCAAGAAGGGAAGGAGAAAATGTTTAAGGTACTAGAAGAAGGGAGAGAAATCTATGCTAGGTCAAGAAGAACTTATGTGGTTTCTAGTATTAGCAAGATGGGATTCTATGAAGCAGATTTTGGATGGGGAAATCCTTTATGGGCGACGGTATCACCGATCATTCAAGAAGTGCAAATTAACATGATTTACCAAATTCAGACCGAATCTGGCAATGGCATAGAAGTAATGGCGATATTAGAGGATCGTGACATGGAGAAATTGGAACGCCATCCTGAATTCCGTGCATATGCAAGATTGAAACCCGACTTCCAAGCCTTGCAAGCTTGTATatag